In one Thermodesulfobium acidiphilum genomic region, the following are encoded:
- a CDS encoding EAL domain-containing protein: MNLDFFDAILRFSIFGVYIDQGIEGRIVFANKRFAKILEYESPDDIIGKSILDFVTDTVKEEIKANLKKRAVGQNFVVEYKNYSLLSKSNTFIPVSAFAYTIEYENKPSGLVLVLDRTKERSYEKLFFTLSQINQLIVRVNDEEELLKKSCDIIVDEAGFLYSTIGYIDENLLFKQIYTKAKTKELEETVRNLTIGVDEQTPYGKGSVSKAYHTKKVSLIPNAAKQIDTSYWHDFYNAYNIHSTCSIPILKGDKVKYILLINDTLYSFDEDHLHLLEELQLDLSFALEKIESQKNMLVLNQAISISHEWVVITDKDGTILDANKAVSDISGYSKEELIGQNPRIFKSGHHDKTFYEKLWKKILAGESCTCRFVNKAKDGSIFYLNSTIIPVMQNGEVYRFVDLSMDVTKLVEYEDQLELKSRIYNTLYEISNLSLKIKTKEEFLSSLPMLLVENLGMEVSYVVLKSNKNFEVVYFSAKDDRFQGYLDKAKMVGRLFTNNKFLQSDEPLIKSLNSKGIYLLEDICSQDICPFREFVCSYGFNSCIALSISFKEDIIGSLVLIFTESLFNNEIFNLFKVIQQQIEFILNKLEDEKFSKITLSALDAGFEFVAVTDSNFNIVYVNDRALRISGYSKDEIIGKHHSIFSPRTHTKEFLKNFYKILKSGNTYSGLMKYRMKNGLLKDFYVNIMPFFEGLNITHYIAVGKEIEKDDELLRELDRLVNYDGTTGLINLNSFKMELEKLLERAKSENQIFSVAIINPLNFKRINEAYGFEVGDYMLKKIAQRLKDNLKAYDVIAKLESDRFGILVKDLKAEEDILIVVSKILSGIIEPYEMLNKNISVSFNIGLSLFPRDANTSEDLLNKAMIALADAKEKGENQIGFFRQDLEIEATKALRLKLDLDLAVANKEFIAFYQPYVNKDRKIVGAEALMRWNKDGKIIPPIDFIEYLEKTPLIIDAEHQLIENVLDDLQSFKKTIPISINLSSKSLMQRSLREDLFSKLKFHHLQMDLLKIEIVERAFINSFDYISDLIRELKKYGIYFSLDDFGTGFSSLSYLSMLDIETLKIDISFIRDIENYKTRNIINSIIFLAHSLNIKTIAEGVETVEQFDILKSMNCDYFQGYLFYRPMPRDELGEILGNI; encoded by the coding sequence ATGAATTTAGATTTTTTTGACGCTATATTGCGCTTTTCTATATTTGGTGTTTATATAGATCAAGGTATAGAGGGTAGAATAGTTTTTGCAAATAAGCGCTTTGCTAAAATTTTAGAATATGAGAGTCCAGATGATATTATTGGAAAAAGTATATTGGATTTTGTGACAGATACAGTCAAAGAAGAAATAAAGGCGAACCTAAAAAAACGCGCAGTTGGACAAAATTTTGTTGTAGAATATAAAAACTACTCGCTTTTATCAAAATCAAACACTTTTATACCGGTATCAGCATTTGCTTACACGATAGAATATGAAAATAAACCTTCTGGTCTGGTGTTAGTTTTAGATAGGACTAAAGAAAGGTCATACGAGAAACTATTTTTTACTTTAAGTCAGATAAACCAGTTAATAGTAAGAGTAAATGATGAAGAAGAATTGTTGAAAAAATCTTGTGACATAATTGTTGACGAGGCAGGTTTTTTGTACTCTACAATAGGCTATATAGATGAGAACTTACTTTTCAAACAGATTTATACAAAAGCAAAGACAAAAGAATTGGAAGAAACTGTAAGGAATCTGACGATTGGTGTAGATGAGCAAACTCCATATGGTAAGGGCTCAGTATCAAAAGCTTATCATACAAAGAAAGTAAGTCTGATACCAAATGCAGCAAAACAAATAGATACTTCATACTGGCATGATTTTTATAACGCTTACAATATACATTCAACCTGTTCTATACCTATTCTTAAAGGGGATAAGGTTAAATATATTCTGTTGATCAACGATACGTTATACTCCTTTGACGAGGATCATTTACACCTTCTAGAAGAACTCCAATTGGATTTATCTTTTGCTTTAGAAAAGATTGAATCCCAAAAAAATATGCTTGTTTTAAATCAAGCTATTTCTATATCCCACGAGTGGGTGGTAATTACAGATAAAGATGGCACTATATTAGACGCAAACAAGGCTGTATCCGATATATCAGGCTATTCTAAAGAAGAGTTGATTGGTCAGAATCCAAGAATCTTTAAGTCAGGGCATCATGATAAAACTTTTTATGAAAAGCTTTGGAAAAAGATCCTGGCAGGAGAGTCTTGTACTTGTAGGTTTGTAAACAAAGCAAAGGATGGTTCAATATTCTATCTTAATTCAACAATAATACCTGTTATGCAAAATGGTGAAGTTTATCGTTTTGTTGATCTATCAATGGATGTTACAAAACTTGTAGAATATGAAGATCAATTAGAGTTGAAATCAAGGATTTATAATACCTTGTATGAAATTAGCAATTTATCTCTGAAAATAAAAACAAAGGAAGAATTTTTATCGTCCTTACCCATGCTTTTGGTTGAAAATCTGGGTATGGAAGTGTCTTATGTAGTTTTAAAAAGTAATAAAAATTTTGAAGTTGTCTACTTTTCAGCTAAAGATGATAGATTTCAAGGATATTTAGATAAGGCGAAAATGGTAGGTCGCCTATTTACAAATAATAAGTTTTTACAATCAGATGAACCTCTAATAAAGAGTCTAAACAGTAAAGGTATATATTTATTAGAAGACATTTGCTCACAGGATATTTGCCCATTTAGAGAATTTGTTTGCTCTTATGGGTTTAATTCTTGTATTGCGCTAAGCATATCCTTTAAAGAAGATATTATTGGTTCTCTTGTTCTAATTTTTACTGAAAGTCTTTTCAATAATGAGATATTTAACTTATTTAAAGTAATTCAGCAACAAATTGAATTTATCCTGAATAAACTGGAAGATGAAAAGTTCTCAAAGATAACTCTTAGTGCTTTGGATGCTGGTTTTGAGTTTGTAGCAGTTACTGACAGTAATTTTAACATAGTATATGTAAATGATAGAGCTCTTAGAATATCTGGTTATTCGAAAGATGAGATTATAGGTAAACACCACTCTATATTTTCTCCAAGAACGCATACAAAAGAATTTTTAAAAAACTTTTATAAAATTTTGAAATCCGGAAATACCTATTCAGGATTAATGAAATATAGGATGAAAAATGGCTTATTAAAGGATTTTTATGTCAATATAATGCCATTTTTTGAGGGGTTAAATATTACTCACTATATAGCAGTAGGTAAGGAAATTGAGAAAGATGATGAGCTTTTAAGAGAATTAGACAGATTAGTTAATTATGATGGCACAACTGGATTAATTAATTTAAACTCATTTAAAATGGAGTTAGAAAAACTTTTAGAAAGAGCGAAATCTGAAAACCAGATTTTTTCAGTAGCTATAATAAATCCTCTAAACTTTAAAAGAATAAACGAAGCCTATGGTTTTGAAGTTGGAGATTATATGCTAAAAAAAATAGCTCAGAGGTTGAAGGACAATCTAAAGGCATACGATGTTATAGCGAAGCTTGAATCTGACAGATTTGGCATTCTAGTTAAAGATTTAAAAGCGGAAGAGGACATACTTATAGTAGTTTCAAAGATCTTAAGTGGTATTATAGAACCCTATGAGATGTTGAATAAAAATATTTCTGTTTCATTTAACATAGGACTTAGCCTGTTTCCTAGGGATGCTAATACTTCTGAAGATTTACTAAATAAAGCCATGATAGCTCTTGCAGATGCCAAAGAAAAAGGAGAAAACCAGATAGGTTTTTTCAGGCAGGATTTAGAAATAGAGGCTACAAAAGCTTTAAGACTAAAGTTAGATTTAGATCTTGCGGTAGCAAACAAAGAATTTATTGCCTTTTATCAACCTTATGTAAATAAAGATAGAAAAATTGTTGGGGCAGAGGCTTTAATGCGCTGGAATAAAGATGGTAAAATAATTCCTCCAATTGATTTTATAGAATATTTAGAAAAAACCCCCCTTATAATAGATGCAGAACACCAACTCATAGAGAATGTCCTTGATGACTTGCAATCTTTTAAAAAAACGATTCCTATATCAATTAACCTTTCTTCTAAAAGTTTGATGCAAAGGAGTTTGAGAGAAGATTTATTTTCTAAACTAAAATTTCATCACCTGCAAATGGATTTATTGAAAATAGAGATTGTTGAAAGAGCATTTATAAACAGCTTTGATTATATTTCAGATCTTATTAGAGAGTTAAAAAAATATGGCATATATTTTTCCTTAGATGATTTTGGTACTGGTTTTTCTTCCCTGTCATATCTTTCAATGCTCGACATTGAGACATTAAAAATAGATATATCGTTTATAAGAGATATAGAAAACTATAAAACAAGAAACATTATAAATTCCATTATTTTTCTTGCACATTCGCTAAATATAAAGACAATTGCAGAAGGAGTAGAAACTGTAGAGCAGTTTGATATTCTAAAATCTATGAATTGTGATTACTTTCAGGGATATTTGTTCTATAGGCCGATGCCAAGAGATGAGCTTGGTGAAATTTTAGGTAACATTTAA
- the priA gene encoding replication restart helicase PriA has product MKKYILDVQLPNINKRLSYYIKSERDIESGSLVDVPVSEKSYLGIVESSKEFIGQENLSELKFVNSIYEKKFFNDDLYKLYKFICEYYFVTPSSALKLFPSFNMKLLSKNKVKISKKGQEVLECSLLFSDNLKDLLEQLNRREYDLSYIKSKYKDTFRYALSERLVDMVSETNIRNDKANLDLYKKADEIEKYENLSILNDEQDRAFKYFKGYLNRNSELSLVGTTGSGKTEVYLKLIVEVLKKGKNAMLLLPEITLATHFVDMLEKRFPNLVYVWHSQLGKSERNKLLNIITNLTEKIFIGPRSLIFLPINDIGIIIVDEEQSENYKQDDFIRYDARILARERARYNNCPVLYVSATPSVDLGKRILDGEVFSYYLSKRFGEFSLPKINIVKRNNFYGSFSEEFINSLKEVKEKKEQAIIFVPRRGFYPFVSCADCGELVKCKNCDVPMCVHVIKGKRVYVCHHCGYKFTTDPVCKKCSGLNFKQYGAGSQKITEELKNIFPDANVERIDSDSVNTYSKLKAVLKDILDGKIDFLVGTQIITKGLNFPKINFVGIPFLEPLTSIPDFRSFEKLYQLLVQVTGRAGRYSMGGKVVIQASEDQVPIIRKYTTISYWDFLLEELELRKDMFCPPFSYEVMFRWNGKLTEVKDEAKKFREILKEVYVLFENRDIKVTAPKFCPILRLHGNYRMYSLIRFKDKDVRKDFLEILLKRYSPKNKKIFIVDVDPLYYF; this is encoded by the coding sequence ATGAAAAAATATATTTTAGACGTTCAATTACCAAATATAAATAAGAGACTAAGCTATTATATCAAATCTGAAAGAGATATTGAATCAGGTTCTCTGGTAGATGTGCCTGTGAGCGAGAAAAGCTATTTGGGCATTGTTGAATCTTCAAAAGAGTTTATAGGACAGGAAAATTTATCCGAGCTTAAATTCGTTAACTCAATTTATGAAAAAAAATTTTTCAATGATGACCTGTATAAACTATATAAATTCATCTGTGAATATTATTTTGTTACCCCCAGCAGTGCTCTAAAACTTTTTCCCTCCTTTAATATGAAGTTATTATCGAAAAATAAAGTAAAAATATCAAAAAAGGGGCAAGAGGTTTTAGAATGTTCTTTACTATTTTCAGACAATCTCAAGGATCTATTAGAGCAATTAAACAGGAGAGAATACGACCTTTCATATATAAAAAGTAAGTATAAAGATACCTTTAGGTATGCCCTATCTGAGAGATTAGTAGATATGGTTAGTGAAACTAATATAAGAAATGACAAGGCTAATTTAGATCTTTATAAAAAGGCTGATGAGATTGAGAAATATGAAAACTTATCAATTCTAAACGATGAGCAAGATAGGGCTTTTAAATATTTCAAAGGGTATCTAAATAGAAACAGTGAGCTCTCTTTAGTAGGGACTACCGGGAGTGGCAAGACTGAGGTTTATTTAAAGCTGATTGTGGAAGTTCTAAAAAAGGGAAAGAATGCAATGCTTCTTTTGCCAGAGATTACTCTTGCGACGCACTTTGTAGATATGCTGGAAAAGAGATTTCCCAATCTTGTATATGTCTGGCACAGTCAGCTGGGCAAGTCTGAAAGAAACAAACTTTTGAACATCATCACGAATTTGACTGAGAAAATATTTATCGGTCCTAGATCTTTGATCTTTTTACCTATAAACGATATAGGAATAATTATAGTGGACGAAGAGCAAAGCGAAAATTATAAACAGGACGACTTTATAAGATATGATGCGAGAATTTTAGCGAGAGAGAGAGCAAGGTATAACAATTGTCCAGTTTTGTATGTGAGCGCTACTCCGAGTGTGGACCTGGGGAAAAGAATTCTTGATGGAGAAGTTTTTTCTTATTATCTGTCCAAAAGATTTGGAGAATTTAGCTTGCCAAAAATAAATATCGTCAAAAGAAATAACTTTTATGGATCGTTTAGCGAAGAATTTATAAACTCCCTGAAGGAAGTAAAAGAAAAAAAAGAGCAAGCTATTATTTTCGTGCCAAGAAGAGGATTTTATCCATTTGTTAGTTGTGCTGATTGCGGAGAGTTAGTAAAGTGTAAAAATTGTGATGTGCCGATGTGCGTTCATGTTATAAAAGGGAAAAGGGTGTATGTATGTCATCATTGCGGCTATAAGTTTACCACAGACCCAGTTTGTAAAAAGTGTTCAGGCTTGAATTTCAAACAATACGGCGCTGGATCTCAAAAGATTACCGAAGAGTTAAAAAACATCTTTCCAGATGCTAATGTGGAAAGAATTGACTCTGACAGCGTAAATACCTATTCAAAGCTAAAAGCTGTTCTTAAAGATATTTTAGATGGAAAGATAGATTTCTTAGTTGGCACTCAGATAATTACAAAGGGTTTAAACTTTCCGAAAATAAACTTTGTGGGTATACCTTTTTTAGAGCCTTTGACTTCTATACCAGATTTTAGGTCGTTTGAAAAGCTATATCAATTGCTGGTTCAGGTAACAGGCAGAGCAGGGAGATATTCTATGGGAGGTAAGGTGGTAATTCAGGCGAGCGAAGATCAGGTGCCTATTATTCGTAAGTATACGACAATAAGCTATTGGGATTTTTTATTGGAAGAATTGGAATTAAGAAAGGATATGTTTTGCCCTCCTTTTAGTTATGAAGTGATGTTTAGATGGAATGGAAAACTTACAGAAGTAAAGGACGAGGCGAAAAAATTTAGAGAAATTTTAAAAGAGGTATACGTTTTGTTTGAAAATAGGGATATAAAAGTAACTGCACCAAAGTTTTGTCCAATTTTGAGACTGCACGGAAATTATAGGATGTATTCTCTGATCAGGTTTAAGGACAAGGACGTGAGAAAAGACTTTCTTGAAATATTATTAAAGAGATATTCTCCGAAGAATAAAAAAATATTTATTGTAGATGTAGATCCGTTGTACTATTTTTAG
- the xth gene encoding exodeoxyribonuclease III codes for MIITTFNVNSIRSRTDIVNLLIEKHNPEIIALQEIKCTLDLFPNLAFPDYKCLVSGEKSYNGVAICTKLDSSRFENEFQDTVNQKRSIFAKFENFTLMNIYFPHGDLRGTDKFYYKLDFYKKLLVFLKENFTPNDPIIMLGDFNVALTDFDVYDPEILKDTIGTMPEEREALKELLNYGFIDTYRHLHPNDPGFTWFSYIGGDIWKNNGMRIDYILVTKPLINKVKKVEVDISLRRRRIPKPSDHAPLVMEIDL; via the coding sequence TTGATTATAACTACCTTTAATGTAAATTCTATAAGAAGCAGGACTGACATTGTAAACCTGCTTATAGAAAAACATAACCCAGAAATAATAGCCCTCCAGGAAATAAAATGTACTCTAGATCTTTTCCCAAACCTTGCTTTTCCAGATTATAAGTGTCTGGTATCCGGAGAGAAATCATATAACGGTGTAGCAATTTGCACAAAACTTGATTCTAGCCGCTTTGAAAACGAATTTCAAGATACTGTAAATCAGAAAAGATCCATATTTGCAAAATTTGAAAACTTTACCCTTATGAATATATACTTTCCTCACGGCGATCTTAGGGGTACAGACAAGTTCTATTATAAATTAGATTTTTATAAAAAATTACTTGTTTTTCTCAAAGAAAATTTTACCCCGAACGATCCTATAATTATGCTCGGAGACTTTAACGTAGCTTTGACAGATTTTGACGTATATGACCCAGAAATCCTAAAAGACACCATCGGCACAATGCCAGAAGAAAGAGAAGCTTTAAAGGAGCTCCTTAATTATGGTTTTATAGATACATACAGACATTTACACCCAAACGATCCAGGTTTCACATGGTTTAGCTATATTGGAGGTGATATATGGAAAAACAACGGAATGAGAATAGATTACATTCTGGTAACCAAACCTCTTATAAATAAAGTAAAGAAAGTTGAAGTTGACATATCTCTTAGAAGAAGAAGAATTCCAAAGCCATCTGATCACGCCCCCCTTGTTATGGAAATTGATCTCTAA
- the rsmA gene encoding 16S rRNA (adenine(1518)-N(6)/adenine(1519)-N(6))-dimethyltransferase RsmA — protein sequence MRNLAPLKRYGQNFLVDQNISKKIVESAFIEKEDFILEIGPGKGALTKYLIKLPNNYLGIEVDRGLYAFLCKEFAKYLSLYGKKIMLSDVLETELRFIEKKVNVIANLPYNIASLIIVKLIKEDISLKSMTIMIQKEMSQRLFALPGAKGYGRLSVLIQNFFEGDILFEVKENCFYPKPKVRSIVIRLVPKSDFYEKKLHCKDFEDFLRKVFSQPRKIIKNVLTEEYIRIFSEMNENLLSMRPGQIDPEMYWRIFRLLKGRSL from the coding sequence ATGAGAAATCTTGCACCATTAAAAAGATACGGCCAAAATTTCTTGGTGGATCAAAATATTTCAAAAAAGATAGTTGAATCAGCATTTATTGAAAAAGAAGACTTTATACTAGAAATTGGACCTGGAAAAGGAGCGCTGACGAAGTATCTTATAAAATTACCGAATAATTATTTGGGGATAGAAGTTGATAGAGGTTTGTATGCCTTTTTATGCAAAGAATTCGCAAAATATCTCTCTTTATATGGAAAAAAAATTATGTTGTCTGACGTTCTTGAAACCGAACTAAGATTTATAGAAAAAAAAGTAAACGTTATTGCAAACTTGCCTTACAATATTGCATCTTTAATAATTGTAAAACTGATAAAAGAGGATATATCACTGAAGAGTATGACCATAATGATCCAAAAAGAAATGTCTCAAAGACTTTTTGCTTTGCCAGGAGCTAAAGGATATGGTAGATTAAGCGTTCTCATTCAAAATTTTTTCGAGGGGGATATACTTTTTGAAGTTAAAGAGAACTGTTTTTATCCAAAACCGAAGGTAAGGTCTATTGTAATAAGATTAGTCCCAAAAAGTGATTTTTATGAAAAGAAGCTGCACTGTAAAGATTTTGAAGATTTCTTAAGAAAAGTTTTTTCTCAACCAAGAAAAATTATAAAGAATGTATTAACTGAAGAGTATATTAGAATTTTTTCAGAAATGAACGAAAATTTGCTTTCAATGAGACCTGGACAGATAGATCCTGAAATGTACTGGAGGATCTTTAGACTTTTAAAGGGAAGATCTCTTTAG
- a CDS encoding 4-hydroxythreonine-4-phosphate dehydrogenase PdxA, producing the protein MSNFYDKGNLEKSFNSCDVVSIPVVSCGDLSGIGLISLVKYLTKNKDKKIILFTNKAFFDDLCDFMDCDLDIPTFDSSKGYGIVDINCNFGLEVLGKPDYKVGKFSYECFIESLKFVEERNSKFYLTLPINKYLISKSIGKKFLGHTTFLEERYCKDISMNFFDGFYLLNLLSHHIPIKDVSDQITFEKLNLSLESIIYLANIFGIKPLKIAILGLNPHAGEGGSIGSEEELIIKPFIEYARSNYSYVELFGPLSPDSAYFNLKALDIRAVISLYHDQFLSIMKSLSFPRIIEINIGLPFLRCTLAHGVGYSVAKDPKRVDEGGLELIFDFYENFIRFTTNSF; encoded by the coding sequence ATGAGTAACTTTTATGATAAGGGTAACCTTGAAAAATCTTTTAATTCTTGTGATGTTGTCTCTATACCTGTTGTATCGTGTGGAGATCTTTCTGGAATTGGCTTAATTTCTTTGGTTAAATATTTAACGAAAAATAAGGATAAAAAAATTATACTCTTTACTAACAAAGCCTTTTTTGATGATTTATGTGATTTTATGGATTGTGACTTGGATATTCCTACTTTTGATAGTTCTAAAGGTTATGGAATTGTAGATATTAATTGTAATTTTGGTTTAGAGGTTCTTGGCAAGCCAGATTATAAAGTAGGAAAATTTTCTTATGAGTGCTTTATAGAGTCTTTGAAATTTGTAGAAGAAAGAAATTCAAAATTTTATTTGACTTTGCCAATAAATAAATATTTAATATCAAAATCTATAGGCAAAAAATTTTTAGGGCATACTACCTTTCTTGAAGAAAGATATTGCAAAGATATTAGCATGAACTTCTTCGATGGATTTTATCTTCTAAATCTTCTTTCTCATCATATACCAATTAAAGATGTGTCAGACCAGATTACTTTTGAAAAGCTCAACTTATCTCTCGAATCTATAATATATCTTGCAAATATTTTTGGTATAAAACCTTTAAAGATTGCTATATTGGGTCTAAATCCTCATGCAGGTGAGGGTGGCAGTATTGGGAGTGAAGAAGAGCTTATCATAAAGCCATTTATCGAGTACGCGAGATCAAATTATTCTTATGTTGAACTTTTTGGTCCTCTTTCACCCGATTCGGCATATTTTAATTTAAAAGCTCTGGATATAAGGGCTGTAATATCTCTTTATCACGATCAATTTTTGTCAATTATGAAATCTTTATCCTTTCCAAGAATAATTGAGATAAACATAGGATTGCCCTTTTTAAGATGTACTCTGGCTCACGGGGTTGGATACTCTGTTGCAAAAGATCCTAAAAGAGTAGATGAAGGAGGGTTAGAGTTAATATTTGATTTTTATGAAAACTTCATTCGTTTTACCACTAATAGTTTTTAA
- a CDS encoding Lrp/AsnC family transcriptional regulator, giving the protein MSNEKKIKLTELEEALLEKIQHNFPIVERPFDELGAQLGLSGEKTIELLKKLKSEGIIRLIGGVFDPRKLGFKGTLIGLKVDKNHIDKIVERINKCHGVSHNYLRDHEYNLWFTLIMPSKEEIDAFIEELRKEDGVISLIELPAKRIFKIDVRFKIKD; this is encoded by the coding sequence GTGTCTAATGAGAAAAAAATAAAACTAACTGAACTAGAAGAGGCTCTTTTAGAAAAGATCCAACACAACTTTCCTATTGTAGAAAGACCTTTTGATGAGCTGGGAGCTCAATTGGGATTAAGTGGTGAAAAGACAATAGAGCTACTTAAGAAGCTAAAGTCAGAAGGTATAATTAGGTTGATAGGTGGCGTATTTGATCCGAGAAAATTGGGTTTTAAAGGAACTCTAATAGGATTGAAGGTAGACAAGAATCACATTGATAAAATAGTAGAAAGGATTAATAAATGTCATGGCGTTTCTCATAACTACCTTAGAGATCATGAATACAATCTTTGGTTTACCTTGATAATGCCATCCAAAGAAGAAATTGACGCTTTTATCGAAGAACTACGGAAAGAAGATGGGGTAATAAGTTTAATAGAGCTTCCTGCTAAAAGAATTTTTAAAATTGATGTAAGGTTCAAAATTAAAGATTGA
- the nirJ2 gene encoding putative heme d1 biosynthesis radical SAM protein NirJ2 has translation MLCSWNTTQECNLKCVHCYRDAGDKKYNELTTTQGKLLLDEIKRAGFKIIVFSGGEPLLREDIFELTEYASSIGLRPVFGTNGTLIDKDVALKLKKAGASRISISLDSLNQSEHDRFRGVEGAWSRAVNAMKMLKEINLSFQINTTVTKRNINEILDITDFAVEIGADAHHIFFLVPTGRAVDIEIESLNAQDYEDLLKKVLLKSKSVNIELKPTCAPQYMRIAKTLGIETRFTKGCLAGTGYCSITPEGDVWPCPYMPIKVGNVKLERFSNIWRDAPLFKELREGNLKGSCGKCVYKEICGGCRARALFYNKDYLGEEPWCLMRKK, from the coding sequence ATTTTGTGTTCCTGGAATACTACACAAGAATGTAACTTAAAATGTGTTCATTGTTATAGGGATGCAGGTGATAAAAAATATAACGAGCTTACTACTACACAAGGAAAGTTGCTGCTTGATGAGATAAAAAGGGCAGGATTTAAGATTATTGTGTTTAGTGGTGGAGAACCTCTTTTAAGGGAAGATATATTCGAATTGACTGAATATGCAAGTAGCATTGGGCTAAGGCCTGTTTTTGGGACTAATGGAACTCTTATTGATAAAGATGTAGCTTTAAAGCTAAAAAAAGCAGGCGCTTCAAGAATCAGCATTAGTTTGGATAGTCTGAATCAGTCAGAACACGATAGATTTAGAGGAGTAGAAGGAGCATGGTCTAGGGCCGTAAATGCTATGAAAATGCTCAAAGAAATTAATCTCTCATTTCAAATAAACACTACTGTAACTAAAAGAAACATTAATGAAATTTTAGATATTACAGACTTTGCTGTTGAAATTGGCGCTGATGCTCATCATATATTTTTTTTAGTGCCTACTGGAAGGGCGGTAGATATTGAAATAGAAAGCTTAAATGCTCAGGACTACGAAGATCTTTTGAAAAAGGTACTTTTGAAGTCTAAGAGTGTAAATATAGAATTAAAACCTACTTGTGCTCCACAATACATGAGAATTGCAAAAACTCTGGGAATTGAGACCAGATTTACAAAAGGTTGTCTTGCTGGCACAGGATATTGTTCAATTACCCCTGAAGGCGACGTGTGGCCCTGTCCATATATGCCTATAAAGGTAGGAAACGTAAAGTTGGAAAGGTTTTCTAATATTTGGAGAGATGCTCCTTTATTTAAAGAGTTAAGAGAAGGTAATCTTAAAGGATCTTGTGGAAAATGTGTATATAAAGAAATTTGTGGTGGTTGTAGGGCAAGAGCGCTCTTTTACAACAAAGACTATTTAGGAGAAGAACCTTGGTGTCTAATGAGAAAAAAATAA
- the hemB gene encoding porphobilinogen synthase yields the protein MFPMYRARRIRQDGIREMLNNSLVEVKKLMLPIFVMPGSNRIEEIVSMPGVYRYTVDRVLNFVEKAVNYGIKSIIFFGISEVKDSIGSWASNREGEVQKAIRMVKKEFPKMVVAADTCLCEYTDHGHCGIVRDGEILNDETLKVLNNIAISYAESGADIIAPSGMMDGMVLSIRNALDTKGFYNTIIMSYSVKYSSCFYGPFRDAAESAPKFGNRKTHQMSPFFGYNEAVKEALIDVEEYADILMVKPGLAYLDVLKVVKDSVLLPVAVYNVSGEYSMVKAASINGWLDEMSTVSEIFYAFLRAGADIIISYHSLDYAKWLAQNGK from the coding sequence ATGTTTCCTATGTATAGGGCAAGACGAATAAGACAAGACGGCATAAGAGAGATGTTGAATAATTCGTTGGTAGAAGTAAAAAAGCTTATGCTTCCAATATTTGTGATGCCAGGGTCTAACAGGATTGAAGAGATAGTTAGTATGCCTGGTGTATATAGATATACTGTTGACAGGGTCTTAAATTTCGTAGAAAAGGCAGTGAATTACGGCATAAAATCTATAATATTTTTTGGGATTTCTGAAGTAAAAGATTCTATTGGAAGCTGGGCATCTAACAGAGAGGGAGAAGTGCAAAAAGCCATCCGAATGGTGAAAAAGGAATTTCCTAAGATGGTGGTGGCTGCGGATACATGCTTGTGCGAATATACCGATCATGGGCACTGCGGTATTGTAAGAGACGGCGAGATCTTAAACGATGAAACCTTAAAAGTTCTTAATAATATTGCGATCTCTTATGCTGAAAGTGGTGCTGATATAATTGCTCCTTCCGGAATGATGGATGGGATGGTTTTATCCATTAGAAATGCGCTGGATACTAAGGGGTTTTATAATACGATTATAATGAGCTACTCTGTTAAATATTCTTCATGTTTTTACGGGCCATTTAGAGATGCTGCGGAGTCTGCACCAAAATTTGGCAATAGAAAGACTCATCAAATGAGTCCCTTTTTTGGTTATAATGAAGCTGTAAAAGAAGCACTTATAGATGTAGAAGAATATGCTGATATCTTGATGGTAAAGCCAGGACTTGCTTATCTTGACGTCTTAAAAGTTGTTAAGGACAGTGTTCTTTTACCGGTTGCAGTGTACAACGTTAGTGGTGAGTATTCTATGGTCAAAGCTGCAAGCATAAATGGCTGGTTAGATGAAATGAGTACTGTTTCAGAAATTTTCTATGCCTTTTTAAGGGCTGGAGCTGATATTATTATTTCTTATCACTCTTTGGATTATGCAAAGTGGCTAGCCCAAAATGGCAAGTGA